The Saccharopolyspora gregorii genomic interval CCGCGCGGATGTCGAGCACCGCCGCGGTGCGCGGCAGCCGGCGGCCCAGCAGCTCCTCGCGCTGCTCCCGGGTCCGCGACCGCACCGCGCAGGTCACCTCGGACCCGGCGGCGCCCAGCGCCACCCAGCTCACGTCCTCCCGCTCCGCGAGCGCCTCGGCGATCGCCGCCGCGCTGCCCGGACGGCAGCGCAACCGCACCAGCCACCGGCTCTGCCCCAGCGCGCCCGGATCGACGATGCCCGCGACGCGCAGCACTCCCCCGGTGCGCAGGCGGTGGTAGCGGCGGCGCACCGCTCCCTCGGAGGCGCCGAGCGCCGCCGCGATCGACGCGAACGACGCCCGCGGGTCGATCTGCAGCGCGCGCAGCAGACGAACATCATCGGTGCTCACATCGGCGGATTCGCTCACCAGGGACGGTTCCACGCGCGGAATCCTACGAATCCGGCCGCGGTACGTGCCCGGTCGACACGCCGGGAGCAGGCTCGGGGCATGACTCCAGGAACGAACGGACCGACCGCGCTCATCGCAGGCGCCTCCCGCGGCCTCGGGCACGCGATGGCCGCCGAACTGCACGAACGGGGGTGGCACGTCATCGGCACCGTCCGGGACACCACCACCCGCACCCCGCTGCACGAGCTCGCCGAGCACTCCGGCGGGCGGGTGCGGGTCGAACGGCTCGACGTCACCGAACCCGAGCGGCTGCCCGCCCTGCGCGAGCGGCTCGCCGGGACGCGGCTCGACGTGCTGTTCGTCAACGCGGGCACCACGAACGACGTGCGCACCCCGATCGGCGAGGTCGGCACCACCGCCTTCGTCGACGTGATGGTGACCAACGCCCTCGGCCCGGTGCGGGTGCTCGACGCGCTCGCCGACCTCGTGACCCCGGAAGGGCTCCTCGGGGCGATGTCCTCCGGGCAGGGCAGCATCGCGAACGCCGGCACCGGATCCCGCGAGCTGTACCGGGGGAGCAAGGCCGCCCTGAACATGTTCGTGCGCTGCCTCGCCGCCAGGGACTCGGCCGCGCGGCGGTCGTTCCTGCTGCTGGCGCCCGGCTGGATCCGCACCGCGCTCGGCGGCCCGGACGCCCGCTACACGGTGGAGGAGAGCGCGCCGCTGCTGGTGGACGTGCTGCTGTCCAGGCTCGGCGAACCGGGCATCGCCTACCTGGACCGGTTCGGCGAAGCGGTGCCGTGGTGATCGGCGAGCAGACCGTGATCGCGGTCGAGGAGCACTGGGACCTGCCCGCCGCGACGGCCGCACTGCGCGCGCGGCCCGCCGGCCTGCGCGACGACGCGCTGGTGTTGAGCGAGCACGGCGACCTCGCGGCGCGCCTGGACGATCTCGGGGACGCGCGGATCGCCGACATGGACGCGCAGGGCGTCGACGTGCAGGTGCTGTCCCCGGCGAACCCGCC includes:
- a CDS encoding SDR family oxidoreductase: MTPGTNGPTALIAGASRGLGHAMAAELHERGWHVIGTVRDTTTRTPLHELAEHSGGRVRVERLDVTEPERLPALRERLAGTRLDVLFVNAGTTNDVRTPIGEVGTTAFVDVMVTNALGPVRVLDALADLVTPEGLLGAMSSGQGSIANAGTGSRELYRGSKAALNMFVRCLAARDSAARRSFLLLAPGWIRTALGGPDARYTVEESAPLLVDVLLSRLGEPGIAYLDRFGEAVPW